From a single Papaver somniferum cultivar HN1 unplaced genomic scaffold, ASM357369v1 unplaced-scaffold_19, whole genome shotgun sequence genomic region:
- the LOC113338994 gene encoding cytochrome P450 90A1-like produces the protein MAFLIFLLPLSLLFLCISVYFIFVHYYNSFNLKKQGLPPGNLGLPIIGESLQLISAYKTENPEPFIDSRVNRFGKIFTTHVFGETTVFSTDYEVNRFILMNEGKLFECSYTSSISNLLGRKSLLLLKGNLHKKMHSLTKNFISNSTNVRDHLFSDINRIIQFNLDSWSNKVFLLDQTKKITFELIVKQLMSIDPTGVDQQWTESLRKHYLILIDGFFSVPILFLFTPYYNAIHARKMVAEEIRVKVRERKREKETMMTGSDDHDEDIRKEKKDMLGMLLDVMVGKRDQDHQGSNVDIHDPADQERKVEEYELEDEEEIVDFLLSLILGGYETTSTIMTLAVKFLTETPLALAQLKEEHEQIKNAKKEQKDGQLEWSDYKYNMPFTQCVINETLRVANIVSGVFRRAMTDVSIKGYTIPKGCKVFTSFRAVHLNQDHFKEATSFNPWRWQQKKGDTDQLVGPSKMMLNLFTPFGGGPRLCPGYELARVEISVFLHHLVTTFSWTPAEEDKLVFFPTTRTLKRYPIYLQRLM, from the exons atggcgtttcttatttttcttcttcctctttctctTCTGTTCCTCTGTATTTCAGTATACTTCATTTTCGTTCACTACTACAACAGTTTCAATCTCAAGAAACAAGGTTTACCGCCAGGAAATCTTGGGTTACCTATCATTGGTGAATCCTTACAATTAATCTCAGCTTACAAAACTGAAAACCCAGAACCATTTATTGATTCTCGTGTGAATCGTTTTGGGAAAATCTTCACTACTCATGTTTTTGGGGAAACAACAGTTTTTTCAACAGATTATGAAGTGAATCGTTTCATATtaatgaatgaagggaaattgTTTGAGTGTAGTTATACTTCGTCGATATCGAATTTACTTGGAAGAAAATCTTTGTTGTTATTGAAAGGGAATTTACATAAGAAAATGCATTCTCTTACTAAGAACTTCATTAGTAATTCCACTAATGTTAGAGATCATTTGTTCTCTGATATTAATCGGATTATTCAGTTCAACCTCGATTCTTGGTCTAACAAAGTTTTTCTCCTTGACCAAACCAAGAAG ATAACATTTGAATTGATAGTGAAGCAGTTAATGAGTATAGATCCAACAGGGGTTGATCAACAATGGACAGAATCTCTTAGAAAACACTATCTAATCCTCATTGATGGTTTCTTCAGTGTGCCCATCCTTTTTCTCTTCACTCCATACTACAACGCCATCCAC GCAAGGAAGATGGTGGCCGAGGAGATAAGGGTTAAGGTTAGAGAGAGGAAAAGAGAGAAAGAGACGATGATGACAGGAAGTGATGATCATGATGAAGATAtccgaaaagagaagaaagacatgttAGGGATGTTATTAGATGTAATGGTTGGAAAACGAGATCAAGATCATCAAGGTAGTAATGTGGACATCCATGATCCGGCCGATCAGGAGAGAAAGGTAGAGGAATATGagttagaagatgaagaagagattgtTGACTTTTTGCTGTCTCTGATACTTGGCGGCTATGAAACCACATCTACCATCATGACTCTTGCGGTCAAGTTTCTTACAGAGACACCTCTTGCTCTTGCTCAACTCAAG GAAGAACACGAACAGATAAAGAATGCAAAGAAGGAGCAAAAGGATGGGCAATTAGAGTGGAGTGATTACAAATACAATATGCCTTTTACTCAATGT GTAATTAACGAGACTCTAAGAGTAGCTAACATTGTTAGTGGAGTATTCCGAAGAGCAATGACAGACGTTAGCATCAAAG GGTACACGATTCCCAAGGGATGCAAGGTGTTTACATCATTTAGGGCGGTTCATCTTAATCAAGATCACTTTAAAGAAGCTACTTCATTCAATCCTTGGAGATGGCAGCAG AAAAAGGGGGATACAGATCAACTAGTAGGACCATCAAAAATGATGTTGAATCTGTTTACACCATTTGGAGGTGGCCCAAGACTCTGCCCTGGTTATGAACTAGCCAGAGTCGAAATCTCTGTCTTCCTTCATCACCTTGTCACCACTTTTAG TTGGACTCCGGCAGAGGAAGACAAGCTTGTGTTTTTCCCTACAACTAGGACTCTCAAGCGCTACCCAATTTACCTTCAAAGACTAATGTAA
- the LOC113338808 gene encoding high mobility group B protein 1-like isoform X1, whose product MKGAKGKGTVKDKKEVLKPVDDKRVGKRKAATKTESSSKKQTKKGKLASKDPNKPKKPASAFFVFMEEFRKTYKLENPDVKGVAAVGKAGGEKWKSLSNAEKAPYEAKAAKRKSEYEKVMADYNKKQESIADDDEEESDKSKSEEDEDDDDEDEDDD is encoded by the exons ATGAAGGGTGCGAAGGGAAAGGGGACAGTGAAGGACAAAAAAGAAGTGTTGAAGCCTGTAGACGACAA AAGGGTTGGAAAGCGGAAAGCGGCTACTAAGACAGAAAGCAGTAGCAAAAAACAGACGAAAAAGGGAAAGTTGGCCAGCAAAGACCCTAACAAACCAAAGAAGCCCGCTAGTGCCTTTTTCGTGTTCAT GGAGGAGTTTAGGAAGACTTACAAACTAGAGAACCCTGACGTGAAAGGCGTAGCAGCA GTTGGGAAAGCTGGTGGGGAAAAGTGGAAGTCCCTTTCTAATGCG GAGAAAGCCCCGTATGAAGCTAAAGCTGCCAAAAGGAAATCCGAATATGAAAAGGTCATGGCTGATTACAACAAAAAACAG GAAAGTATCGCTGATGACGATGAGGAGGAATCTGATAAGTCAAAATCTGAG gaagatgaagatgatgacgacgaagatgaggatgatgattga
- the LOC113338808 gene encoding high mobility group B protein 1-like isoform X2, giving the protein MKGAKGKGTVKDKKEVLKPVDDKRVGKRKAATKTESSSKKQTKKGKLASKDPNKPKKPASAFFVFMEEFRKTYKLENPDVKGVAAVGKAGGEKWKSLSNAEKAPYEAKAAKRKSEYEKVMADYNKKTGKYR; this is encoded by the exons ATGAAGGGTGCGAAGGGAAAGGGGACAGTGAAGGACAAAAAAGAAGTGTTGAAGCCTGTAGACGACAA AAGGGTTGGAAAGCGGAAAGCGGCTACTAAGACAGAAAGCAGTAGCAAAAAACAGACGAAAAAGGGAAAGTTGGCCAGCAAAGACCCTAACAAACCAAAGAAGCCCGCTAGTGCCTTTTTCGTGTTCAT GGAGGAGTTTAGGAAGACTTACAAACTAGAGAACCCTGACGTGAAAGGCGTAGCAGCA GTTGGGAAAGCTGGTGGGGAAAAGTGGAAGTCCCTTTCTAATGCG GAGAAAGCCCCGTATGAAGCTAAAGCTGCCAAAAGGAAATCCGAATATGAAAAGGTCATGGCTGATTACAACAAAAAA ACAGGAAAGTATCGCTGA